The sequence below is a genomic window from Campylobacter ornithocola.
ATTTAAATCTATAAAAATATCATATTTTTTATTTGCTTTTAAAGATGTAAATATCTTTAATCTTGTAGGTGTTTCAAACTCATATTTTACTTTTATCCTTTGATTGTTAATGACAATCTCTCTTTCTTTTGCAATACCTATTTCTTGATTAATGATATTGGTATTAAACTCTACAAAAATACTTTGTGTATTTTCATCAAAACCATAAGCTCTTATAGCAGAACTCTTATCTTCATTTTTAGAACAAGCAAATAATAAACTTGCAAGTAAAAAAGCAAAAAAACAATGTAAAAACCCTCTCATATGTGCCTCATTTTGTGAATTTCTTAAATTATATCTAAATTCACTCTTGCTTCACTCAAAAAATTATATAATTCTTACATAAAAAATAAAGGAGATAAAATGAAAAAGAAAATCGCTACATTATTAACAGCTTTAAGCCTTTCAAGTCTTGCTTATGCAGGTGGAATTTATGGAGTAATCACGGATGTAAATGATGGTGCAAAAACCATTTTAATTGATACTACATACGGAGAAAAAATGAATATCAAAATTCTACCAAATACAGAAATTGATATGGATGATTGTGGAATTTTCGGTATGGACAAGTATGGTACTTTTAAAGATTTAAAAGTAGGAACTTTTATAGAAGCTGAAGTTTTCCATGGCTATGCCCAAACTACGCCAAATCCACAAACACCAAACCAAGTTCAAAATATAACCGCCAAAGAAATCAAAATCGAATGCAAAAAAAGAGCTTATTAAAATTTTTAAGTAAAATAACTCCTAAAAAGGAGTTATTTTAATGCGTTTTTTTCTTATACTAGCATGTATTAGCACTTTTACATTTGCTTATAAAGTCCAAGGTATTTTAAAAAATACTACCACACACACAATAAGCATCCAAACAAATTTTGATAATAACTTAGTCATCACTGTATTACCCCAAACACATATTGATATTTATAGTTGTGGAATTTTTGGAAGCAATAAAAAACAAGCTAATGTTCAAGATTTGCAAAAAGGTTCTCTTGTAAAAGTAAAAGGAAGTAAAAATGGGAGTATTATTATTGCAGATAAGATAATAATAGAATGTGATGATCAAAGAAGAGCTTATTAAGACAATAACTCTTCTTTGTCTTCTTTATTAATTTTTTCTATATAAAGACTTTGCGAAGGAAAAGCAAAACTAAGTTTGTTTCTCTCAACAATTTTCATGAGTTCAAGTAAAATACTTTGCCTAGCTGCTCTAAAACCTGCAGCATCTACCGCTTTAGTATAAAAATACACTTCTATGTCAATAGAGCTAGCACCAAAACCACTCACAGCTACATAAGTACTATTTTTGTATCCTTCTAAATCATTTACTGAAACTAAATTTTGTCTATATCTAGCACGCGTTCCTCCATGATTTAGCGCACTATCATCAACTTGTGCTATTAAAGGACTAGTGGCTAGTAAATATCTTATATCCTCTACACATTGCTCAAGCTGTTCAGGCTTTGCATCGTAAGTTACACCTATAAATAATTTTACATGACGACCAACTTTTCTCTTGCTCCAATTTTTAATATTTGTCCCCATAATAGTTGAATTTGGTAAAAAAACTAAAGAATTATCAAAAGTTCTGATAGTAGTTTTTCTAAGCCCAATTTCTACTATAGTTCCTTCTATACCTGAAATTTCTACCCAATCTCCTTGATTAAAACTATTATCAAAAAGCAAAAGTACTGAAGCAAAAAAATTAGCTATAATATCTTTAGCCGCTAAAGCTACAGCTAAACCGCCTATACCCAAAGATGCGATTAAAGCTGAAATATTAAATCCTAAATGTGCCAAAATAAATAAAATAGCTATCACTATAATAATAAAATATAAAATTTTAATAATCAAATTCACTACTTCACGTTTACCGCTTTTTTCAGCTAGTTTTGCTACTATTACCATACCATAGCTATCAAAAATACTAATAACTAGCCAGGCAATTAAAACAGCATAAACAATATACAAAATATTGCTAATTCTTATATCAACCGGTGTTGGATAATAAATAATGGTAAAACAAATTCCTAAAGCATATACAAGTAAAAACCATCCTAAAGGTTTTTGTAGTTTTTCTAAAAAGTGTGTTTTTATTTCAATACTACTTGAATTTTTATCAAAAATTCTTATTAAGAAAAAATATAAAATTTTTGCAAGATAAAATTTCAAAGAATAAAAAAGTGTAACTACTACAATAGAAATAATAATTTTTCCAAGGTTCACTGATTTAATAGAAGTTTTTTCATTAATAAAATTAATAGCATCTTGCAAATCAAGCTCACTAAATAAAAAATTAGTTTCTAATAAATTAGCATTATTTCTTAAGTAAACCAGAATTTCATTATAAGATCTTACAGCATTTCTTAAATTATTTTCTTCATTTTCTAAATCTCTAAGTTGTTCTACATCATTTATTTTTTCTTTATCTAAAGCAAAGTCAAATGCCATATTTTCCTTTAAGTTATCTATAGTTTTATCAATAATATTTTTGATTTCTTGGCTTTGCGCTCCTTGTATAAAAATTTTTTCCAACTCAAAAATACATAGGTAAAAATGCTCAGCAGATACTAAATTCAACAATTTAATTTTGTTATTTAAATATTCATAATGCCTTTTTTGTTTTTGAGCTTCTTTTGTACTTTTTTCAAGCTGTTCTTTTGTTTTAAGAAAATCCTTTACTTCTTTATTGCTTAGTTTTTGCGATATCATTTTTAATGGCACAGCAGTTAAAATAGTATTTTTTTGCTTTTCGATTTCCTTGATATTACCTTGAAAATTACTAAGATTTGCATCATTATTTTTTAAATTTTCTAAAGCCCAATTTAACTCTATATAGTTTTGAACTAAAGCAAAAATATTATTCTCATCTTCTAAAACATCTACTTTTTGAGCATTTAAAAAATTTACAAATAAAAGTAATAAAACAACCAAAAATTTTCTCATACTTTTTTTATCCTCTCTTGTATTAAAACAAAATTTTCAAAACTAAAATCATACTCATAAATTTCACCTGTTTCTATAATATAATACCAAGCATGAAGTTCAATTTCTTTTTTATTTAAAGCTTCTTCAATACCTGGATAAGTTAATAAATTTTGCAAAGAATTAACCAAATTCATCTTCTCAGTCATCCAAGACCTCATAGCCAAATCATCTTTGGCAACTTTTAAGACTTTATTTTTGATAGGCTCAAGCAAAGTAAGCCATTTTCTAACATTTGGCATATTTTTTAAATCATTTTCGTTAGCATACAAAGCTGCACATCCCCCACAATTACTATGTCCGCAGACTATAATATTTTTAATATGTAAAGAATTAAAAGCGTATTCAATAGCTGAGGTAGTTGCCAAAAAATCATCTCCTACTCTATAAGGTGGAACAATATTACCTATATTTCTTATAACAAAAAGCTCTCCTGGACCTGTATTGGTAATTAAATTTGGTATCACTCTTGAATCAGCACAACCTATAAAAAGCGTATGGGGATTTTGTTTATTTTTCAAACTCTCAAAAAGCTCTGCATGCTCTTTAAAATCTTCTTGCATAAATTTTAAAGCACCTTCAATCAAATCTTTCAAAAAAGTCCTTTTTTGGTTTTGATTGCAAAATTATACTAAATTATTTTTTATATAAATTTATTTTTCATTATATTTTTATACAATTTTAATCTTTTATTTATCTTTTTTTTGTAAATTTTAATTTTAAAAATTATTGGAGGATTTTAATGAGTCTTTATGATAGAGATTATTCTAACTCTAAAACTCAAGAATTTGAAGGTTATGCTAGAAGTGATTTAAGCATTTTTATAAAACAAACCTATCAGCTTTTTGCTGCTTCGTTATTAGCTGCAACAGCGGGTGCTTATATAGGAATTTTTGCCTTAGCACATCTATTTGCACAATCTCAAGCAACTTTTTGGATTTTATTTATCGTAGAAATTGGTTTATTGTTTGCATTACAATGGAAAAAAAGAGAAGCTCCGCTTAATTTAATTTTACTTTTTGCTTTTACTTTTGTTTCAGGACTTACTTTAACACCACTTTTATATTCAGTTTTAGCACTCCCTGCTGGAGCTAGTATCATCGCTCAAGCTTTTGCTTTAACAACAGTAGCTTTTGGTGCTTTAAGTGTATTTGCTATGAATACAAAAAAAGACTTTACTATGATGGGAAAAATGCTTTTTGTGGCTTTAATTGTTATCGTAGTGGCTTCTTTGATTAATATCTTTTTCCAAAGTTCACTTTTAAGTTTAGCTATTTCTGGTATTGGTGCGATTTTATTTTCTTTTTACATTCTTTATGATACTCAAAACATCATTAGAGGAAACTATGAAACACCAATTGAAGGTGCGGTTGCACTTTATCTTGATTTTATCAATCTTTTTATCTCTCTTCTTAATATTTTAAGAAGCTTTAATAGTAGATAAAATTTTGCGAGAAAATTTCTCGCAAATTTCTTTACCTCTTTCAAGTTTTTATCAAACTTTTTAAGTTAAAATATTCATTTTATTTTCAACAAGGAAAATTTATGACTACTCTTTTAATTATTTTACAATTTGCAATTGTTGTAATCATTTGTATTGCTGTTTTATTACAAAAAAGTTCAAGTATAGGACTTGGAGCATATAGTGGAAGTAATGAAAGTTTATTTGGGGCAAAGGGTCCTGCAGGATTTTTAGCTAAATTTACTTTTATTATGGGTGTTTTGCTTATTGCTAACACAATTGCTCTAAGCTATATGTATAATAATGCTAATTCTAACTCACTTGCTGAAAAAGCAGAACAAATTTTACCAAAAGCACCTGAAACAAACACAACTAGCATTCCAGTTGCACCAAATGCACCACTTAGTGAAAGTAACACTAGCAAATAAAAAGGAAAAATCATGCTAAATGAAATTTATACTAAACAAAAACAACAATCAGATAAAAGTTTAGAGGCCTTAAAAAAAGATTTTACTACGATAAGAACTGGCAAGGTAAATATCAACATACTTGATCATATTCATGTAGATTATTATGGCAGTGCAACTCCATTAAATCAAGTAGCAACAGTTTTAGCAACAGATGCTTCAACTATTAGTATCACTCCTTGGGAAAAGTCTATGTTAAAAGCTATAGAAAGTGCTATAGCTGCAGCAAACATAGGAGTAAACCCAAACAATGATGGTGAAAGTGTAAAATTATTTTTCCCTCCTATGACAAGAGAGCAAAGAGAAGAAAACGCTAAAAACGCCAAAGCTATGGGAGAAAAAGCTAAAGTAGCTATTAGAAATATTAGAAAAGATGCAAATGATGCAGTTAAAAAGTTAGAAAAAGATAAAGCGATTTCAGAAGATGAAGCTAAAAAAGCTTACGATGAAGTACAAAAACAAACCGATAATTACACAGCAAAAGTAGATGAGTTGGTTAAAAATAAAGAAGTAGAACTTTTAAAGGTTTGATAATGAACTTAGAGCAAATTTACAAAGATTGTGGAGCATATTTACAAGGACATTTTTTATTAAGCTCCGGAAAGCATTCTGAATTTTATCTTCAAAGTGCAAAAGTTTTAGAAAATCCAAAATTAGCAGGTGGACTTTGTGATGAGCTTGCAAAAATTATTGCAAACTTTGGTATTGAATTTGATAGTATTTGTTCTCCTGCTTTAGGTGGAATTTTGGCAGGATATGAGCTTGCTAGAGCTTGTAATAAACGTTTTATTTTTACAGAACGTGTAGAAGGAGTGATGAGTCTTAGACGTGGCTTTGAAATAAAAAAAGGCGAGAAATTTATCGTTTGTGAAGATATTATTACAACAGGTGGCTCAGCACTTGAAAGTGCAAAAATCATCGAAAACTTAGGTGGAGAAATAGTAGGCTTTGCGGCTTTGGCAAATCGTGGTTTTTGTGCAGTAAAAAATTTAAACAATCCTAGAAAAGAAAATGCGAAGTTGCCTGAAAATTTACCACTTTTTGCTCTAGGAAATTTTGAATTTGATATTTATGAAACAAACGCTTGTCCACTTTGTAAAAAAGGTACTAAAGCTATCAAACCTGGTAGTCGTGGAAACTAATGAAAACTAAAGCAAAAATAGCCACTCGCTTTTTAAGATTTAAAGCTTTTTTAATTGATTTATTTTTGCTTTATGTGCCTATTTTATATTTATTTTATTTTACACTTGGCTCCAAAGAAGCTTTTTTAGGTAATCAATTTATAATTTTTTTATGTCCTTTATTTTTTGGACTTTTACAAGCTTTATTTTTAGTTAGAAAAGCTCAAAGTCCCGGACTTAAAGCCTATGATTTATATTTAATTGATCTTAAAAATGGTCAAAAACTTAGTTTTTTTAGGATAGTCTTACGTTATATGATTTTTATTGTAAGTTTTGGTTTACTAATTGGCTTTTTGATAAGCTTTTTAAGAAAAGATACTTTGACTTTGCATGACATTCTAAGTCAAAGTGCTATTGTAACAAAGGTAGAAAAATGAATAGAAAAAGAATTTATAATCCAAAATCAAATGAAACACTCAACGATAGAAAAGTATTCAATGGTAATCCCCATGGTATTTTAAATTTTACCAAAGCAAAATACACTTGGGCTTTAAAACTTTGGGACTTAATGGAAGCAAATACTTGGTTTCCAAAAGAAGTAGATACAACCAAAGATGCACTAGATTATCGTTGTAATCTAACCATAGCAGAAAAAAGAATGTATGATCTAGTTTGGTCTCAACTTATCTCAATGGATAGTTTTCAAACTAATAATCTTGCTGATAATATCAATCCATACATTACAGCACCTGAAATCAATGCGGTTTTAGCAAGACAAGCTTATGAAGAAGCAAATCACTCAAAATCCTATGCAGTAATGGTTGAAGCAATCTGTGAAAACACAGATTTGATCTATGAAATGGAAAAGCACGATGAAACTTTAAGAGAAAAAAATGATTTTATCTCAAGTATTTATGAAGAATTAGCTGGCGAAGTAGATGATAACAAACTTTTACTTGCAATGGTAGCAAATCAAATTTTGGAAGGGGTGTATTTTTATAGTGGTTTCACCGCCATTTACGCTCTTGCACGTGCAGGAAAAATGCTAGGTTCAGCTCAAATGATCCGCTTTATACAAAGAGATGAAATCACTCACTTGCTTTTATTTCAAAATATGATTAATTCTGTGCGCAAGGAAAGACCTGATTTATTTAATGACACCAATATAAATAAAATTTATGATATGTTTAAAAAAGCAGGTGAGCTTGAGATTAAATGGGGAAAATACATCACTCAAAATCAAATCATGGGATTTACAGATGACATTATAGAAGAATATATTCACTATCTTGTTGATCAAAGGCTTATCGCAATTAATCTTGATAAAATTTATAATGCAAAACATCCTATTAAATGGGTAGATGATTTTTCTAAATTTAATGACCAAAAAAGCAATTTTTTTGAAAGTAAGGTTACAAACTACTCCAAAGGAAGTTTAAGTTTCGATGACTTTTAAATCATCGAAACTATTAATATTCTACATTATTCAAAATTATATATTTTATATTTTTTTAATATTTTTATTTTATTAAATCTAATGTCGTACAATTCGCACTTTTATTTTATTTACAAGGGGTAATTATGGAGTTTTTAGAACTTTTGTTAATTTTTATCGCCATAGTTCTCATGATAGTCAAACCAGAAAAAGAAAAACTTGCTTTTTCTATACTTGTAATTTCATGGGCTATTATGGTATTTGACTATCTAGGTCGCAAATCAGGCGCAATTTTAGGCCTAATGAATCTATAAGGTGGCAAACATGTGTGATATTAACAAAACTAAATTCTTTTACTTTTTAATGTGCTTAGCAGGTTTTTTAGTTATCTTAATGCCTGTTGGAACTGCAAACTTAATTTTTGGCTATATGTTAGGCGATAGTCCTTGTACTTCTTGCTGGGGTCAAAGAGAGTCGATGATTTATATCGGTGTAGCAGCTTTATTTATTGTGCGTTATGGTATGAAAGGTAAATTTTTAGCTTTTCTTTTAATTGCAACTGCCTTTGGTTTATGGCAATCATTTAATCATATTAGTGGTCACGCACATCGTGATCTTGATCAAGGTTTTGGTTTACCTATCTTTGGTTTTCATACATACTTTTGGGCTGAAGTGGTATTTTGGGCTGTAGTTTTACTACTCGGTGTTATTTTTGCTTTTGCTCCAAAATTTGGTTCTTTTGAAAAAGAAATGGAAGGTGCTAGCTTTAGGAAATTAACTAAATTTAACTTAGCTGCTATGGTTATTGTTGCTTTTATTGTTGCTTCAAATGTATTCCAAGCTTTTGTAAGTACTGGTCCTATCCCATATAGTGGACAAGGTGATCCTGTTCGCTTTAGCTTAAATCCAAAATATATCATTTGGGATGATTCAGGTTGGAGTAAAAGCTGGAAAAGTATTTCTTTCTTAGGAAAACGCGATGTTAAAGAACCTGACTTTGCTTTTGCGCCTGCAAGTGAAAAGCTAGGTATTCAATTTGACAATAATATTGGTAATGCTCCGTTTGCAAATATCGATGATAATCTAAAAATTGCAAGTGAAATAAAAATTAATTTTCCTAAAGCCATCAATACACTTGATTACATCAATGGAGAGTATGTTGCGAGTTCTAAATGGGAAGTATTTTTCTTAGATGATAATTTTAGCACCAAAACAGATTTTCTATTAGATCCATATTTTTCAGCTACAATTAATCCTATCGTAGGAATTATTCCTTATTTAGATAACAAATATATCTTAATGGGTTCTAATAAATCTTTCTTAAGATTTGCCCAAAATCCTAATGCGAATGAAGTTTTACAATATGCTGATTTTGTAAGAGGGGCAAATAATTTCGAAGGACAAGGTAAAGATCTTGGTCGTGGCAGAATCGATACGGTTAGAGCTAAATTTCACCATGTTTTAAGCACAACCACTGATGGAAAATATATGTACCTTGCTACCGTTCCAAATAACAAAGATACTAAAACTTTTGTGATTTCTAAAATTTCTTTAGCAGATAGAGTACTTTCAGCTGAATTTACTCCCAAAGCTGAGTTAAAAGAAGGAAAAACTTTAGGTGATCTTTATGTAACATCAATGGCATTTAAAGATGGTAAAATTTATGCATTAAGCAAAAAACACAATGTTATTGCAGTAATTGATCTAGACAAAGAAGCTGTCGTAAAAACTATTTCTTATCCAGAAAATATAACTAATGCAAGAAGTTTATTCTTCAAAGATGGCAAAGCACACATCTTATCTTATCAAGATGGATCAAATATCCTTTATACACTTGATTAATCTTAAGGCGTTTTACGCCTTAAGAATTTTAAAGCTAGATAAATAAATTTTAAGATAAAATAACACTTTTATTAAGGAGTGCTTATTGATTCATATATTTGAACAAAAACAATGCCAAACCATGGCAGAAGAAATTCGAAAAAATACTTTTATTAATGATGAGTTATTTAACGCTTTTTGTTCCACTCCAAGAGAAATTTTTTCACCTTTAAAAATGCATGCTTACAGACTTGATGCACTCCCTTTAATGGGTAATCAATGGATAAGCTCACCTTTAACTGTAGCAAAAATGACCATGGCGCTTGATTTTAAAAATGCTGATAGTGTTTTAGAAATAGGCTGTGGTAGCGGATACCAAGCTGCAATTTTAAGTAAGCTTATAAGGAGAGTTTTTACTATAGAGCGTATTGAAAAACTTGCGATTAGTGCTATAGAGAAATTTAAAAAACTCAACTACACTAATATCCATGTAAAATTTGATGATGGACAAAATGGTTGGAAAAATTATGCACCATATGATAGAATTCTACTCTCAGCCTATATAGAACACATTCCAAATATATTATTTGATCAACTAGAAAATAATGGAATTTTAGTAGCTCCTTTGCTTATAGGCAACCAACAATTTATTACCAAATTTACCAAAAAAGATAGAGAAATTAGCAAAGAAATTTTAGATGAATGTCTCTTTGTGCCTATTAAAGATGGCAAAGAATAACTAGAGTTTCATTTTTAAAACAACAAAGCCATATCCATCTTCATACTCACTCTCTTGCACAAATCCACATTTTTGATAAAATTTATATGCTTTATAATTATCTTTATTTACTTCAACATATTTTAAATGATAATCATTTACGGCTTTGGACATTAGTGCAGTCCCTATACCTTGGTTAAAATATTTTGATTTTAAAAATAACATTTCAATCTTTTCATCCTCAAACGCCAAAAAACCAATCATTTCATCTTTATCATAACAAATCAAATAATTTAAACTAAAAAATACTTGAGAAGCTAAAAGATCTCTTTTAATCTTTTCTCTATCAAAATCAGATAAAAAATAATGGGAATTTTTTACACTATCCTCCCACATATCGATCAATTTATCCTTGATATCATCTGTAATTTCTTCAAAATATTTAATTTTAATATAATTATTTTTAAACATAAGCTTCCTATAGGGTATATTTTCTTATAATTATACTAAAAAAGGAGTATTATGAAATTTAAAACATTGCTTTTTAGCTTACTTGTTGCTAATATACTTTTTGCTTATGAGCAAATGCCACAAAATGCATCACATGGAAATTTTATAGATAAAAATAAATGGAAAAATCTAGATAGAAATTGGGTGTATTGTGAAAGCGGACTAAATCAAGATTTTATCAATATAAATACTAAAAAAGCTACAAGCAAAAACCATTCTTTAGAATTTAATTACACAAATGATTCTTTTGGCTTAATTAATGATGGTTATACTATAAAAATGCATTTTGCAAGTAATGGAAGTCATATTGTATTAGATAACATAGGTTACAATCTATCTCATTTTCACTTCCATACTCCTTCTAAAATCTCTATAAATAACCAATCTTATCCTCTAGAAATTCACTTTAGTCATGTAAGCCAAAAAGGAGATATTATTGTTGTAGCTTTACTTTTACAGGAAGGTAGGGAAAATCCATTTATCAAGAAAATCATCCGTGCCCTCCCTAAAAAAGAGGGTGATAAACTTTATGTGCAAGGTTTAAATGCTAATGAATTATTACCAAACAATATTGATTCTTTTTATATTTTTAAAAACCAACTTAATAAACCTTGCAATCAAGAAATCACATGGATAATTTTAAAAGAAAACACACAAGCTTCAAAAGAACAAATTCAAGCTATACAAGATTTAATGGGTAAAAACAAAGAATTAAAAACAAAAAATATCTCCAAAATTGAAGAAAGCAACTAAACAAAAATATTTAGTTGCTTATTAATGCTTGAATTTTTTCTAAATTAGCTCTAAAAAGTTTAAAATTTAACTCACTAGAAATTTTTAAATCAGCAAAAAAAGGATTTTTCAAACTAGCTATGAGTAAATAATCATCTTTTTTTAAAACCCTTTGTGTAGAAAATTCTTTATCTTTTATTTTTTCAAAAATACTTTTACTTGAGTTAATATCTTCTTTTAATTTCTTACTATAAAGCAAAATTCCACAAAAGAAATTCCCAAATTCATCTTTAAATTTTACATCATAGAGAATAAAATCATCAAAAACAAAAGAATTTTGAGAATGATAAGTTTTTAAAGAAAAATCAAAAGCAATTTTTTCAAAATCTTTTTGATTAAAACCTTGTTTGTCAAATTTAGCATTGTTTTGTTTTAAAAATTCCTCACACATTTTAAACACAAGCTCATTGCGTCCCCATATAAGCTTTCTTCCTAAAATTCTAAAAAACAAAACTCCTGCTAAAACAGCAAAAAACAAAGCTATAATTACATCTTTACTAAATTGAAAAGCAAGAAAAAATATAACCAAAGCTT
It includes:
- a CDS encoding mechanosensitive ion channel domain-containing protein; translation: MRKFLVVLLLLFVNFLNAQKVDVLEDENNIFALVQNYIELNWALENLKNNDANLSNFQGNIKEIEKQKNTILTAVPLKMISQKLSNKEVKDFLKTKEQLEKSTKEAQKQKRHYEYLNNKIKLLNLVSAEHFYLCIFELEKIFIQGAQSQEIKNIIDKTIDNLKENMAFDFALDKEKINDVEQLRDLENEENNLRNAVRSYNEILVYLRNNANLLETNFLFSELDLQDAINFINEKTSIKSVNLGKIIISIVVVTLFYSLKFYLAKILYFFLIRIFDKNSSSIEIKTHFLEKLQKPLGWFLLVYALGICFTIIYYPTPVDIRISNILYIVYAVLIAWLVISIFDSYGMVIVAKLAEKSGKREVVNLIIKILYFIIIVIAILFILAHLGFNISALIASLGIGGLAVALAAKDIIANFFASVLLLFDNSFNQGDWVEISGIEGTIVEIGLRKTTIRTFDNSLVFLPNSTIMGTNIKNWSKRKVGRHVKLFIGVTYDAKPEQLEQCVEDIRYLLATSPLIAQVDDSALNHGGTRARYRQNLVSVNDLEGYKNSTYVAVSGFGASSIDIEVYFYTKAVDAAGFRAARQSILLELMKIVERNKLSFAFPSQSLYIEKINKEDKEELLS
- a CDS encoding carbonic anhydrase translates to MKDLIEGALKFMQEDFKEHAELFESLKNKQNPHTLFIGCADSRVIPNLITNTGPGELFVIRNIGNIVPPYRVGDDFLATTSAIEYAFNSLHIKNIIVCGHSNCGGCAALYANENDLKNMPNVRKWLTLLEPIKNKVLKVAKDDLAMRSWMTEKMNLVNSLQNLLTYPGIEEALNKKEIELHAWYYIIETGEIYEYDFSFENFVLIQERIKKV
- a CDS encoding Bax inhibitor-1/YccA family protein is translated as MSLYDRDYSNSKTQEFEGYARSDLSIFIKQTYQLFAASLLAATAGAYIGIFALAHLFAQSQATFWILFIVEIGLLFALQWKKREAPLNLILLFAFTFVSGLTLTPLLYSVLALPAGASIIAQAFALTTVAFGALSVFAMNTKKDFTMMGKMLFVALIVIVVASLINIFFQSSLLSLAISGIGAILFSFYILYDTQNIIRGNYETPIEGAVALYLDFINLFISLLNILRSFNSR
- the secG gene encoding preprotein translocase subunit SecG encodes the protein MTTLLIILQFAIVVIICIAVLLQKSSSIGLGAYSGSNESLFGAKGPAGFLAKFTFIMGVLLIANTIALSYMYNNANSNSLAEKAEQILPKAPETNTTSIPVAPNAPLSESNTSK
- the frr gene encoding ribosome recycling factor encodes the protein MLNEIYTKQKQQSDKSLEALKKDFTTIRTGKVNINILDHIHVDYYGSATPLNQVATVLATDASTISITPWEKSMLKAIESAIAAANIGVNPNNDGESVKLFFPPMTREQREENAKNAKAMGEKAKVAIRNIRKDANDAVKKLEKDKAISEDEAKKAYDEVQKQTDNYTAKVDELVKNKEVELLKV
- the pyrE gene encoding orotate phosphoribosyltransferase, producing the protein MNLEQIYKDCGAYLQGHFLLSSGKHSEFYLQSAKVLENPKLAGGLCDELAKIIANFGIEFDSICSPALGGILAGYELARACNKRFIFTERVEGVMSLRRGFEIKKGEKFIVCEDIITTGGSALESAKIIENLGGEIVGFAALANRGFCAVKNLNNPRKENAKLPENLPLFALGNFEFDIYETNACPLCKKGTKAIKPGSRGN
- a CDS encoding RDD family protein; the protein is MKTKAKIATRFLRFKAFLIDLFLLYVPILYLFYFTLGSKEAFLGNQFIIFLCPLFFGLLQALFLVRKAQSPGLKAYDLYLIDLKNGQKLSFFRIVLRYMIFIVSFGLLIGFLISFLRKDTLTLHDILSQSAIVTKVEK
- a CDS encoding ribonucleotide-diphosphate reductase subunit beta — protein: MNRKRIYNPKSNETLNDRKVFNGNPHGILNFTKAKYTWALKLWDLMEANTWFPKEVDTTKDALDYRCNLTIAEKRMYDLVWSQLISMDSFQTNNLADNINPYITAPEINAVLARQAYEEANHSKSYAVMVEAICENTDLIYEMEKHDETLREKNDFISSIYEELAGEVDDNKLLLAMVANQILEGVYFYSGFTAIYALARAGKMLGSAQMIRFIQRDEITHLLLFQNMINSVRKERPDLFNDTNINKIYDMFKKAGELEIKWGKYITQNQIMGFTDDIIEEYIHYLVDQRLIAINLDKIYNAKHPIKWVDDFSKFNDQKSNFFESKVTNYSKGSLSFDDF
- the dba gene encoding disulfide bond formation protein Dba, producing MEFLELLLIFIAIVLMIVKPEKEKLAFSILVISWAIMVFDYLGRKSGAILGLMNL
- the dsbI gene encoding disulfide bond formation protein DsbI, with protein sequence MCDINKTKFFYFLMCLAGFLVILMPVGTANLIFGYMLGDSPCTSCWGQRESMIYIGVAALFIVRYGMKGKFLAFLLIATAFGLWQSFNHISGHAHRDLDQGFGLPIFGFHTYFWAEVVFWAVVLLLGVIFAFAPKFGSFEKEMEGASFRKLTKFNLAAMVIVAFIVASNVFQAFVSTGPIPYSGQGDPVRFSLNPKYIIWDDSGWSKSWKSISFLGKRDVKEPDFAFAPASEKLGIQFDNNIGNAPFANIDDNLKIASEIKINFPKAINTLDYINGEYVASSKWEVFFLDDNFSTKTDFLLDPYFSATINPIVGIIPYLDNKYILMGSNKSFLRFAQNPNANEVLQYADFVRGANNFEGQGKDLGRGRIDTVRAKFHHVLSTTTDGKYMYLATVPNNKDTKTFVISKISLADRVLSAEFTPKAELKEGKTLGDLYVTSMAFKDGKIYALSKKHNVIAVIDLDKEAVVKTISYPENITNARSLFFKDGKAHILSYQDGSNILYTLD
- a CDS encoding protein-L-isoaspartate(D-aspartate) O-methyltransferase; the encoded protein is MHIFEQKQCQTMAEEIRKNTFINDELFNAFCSTPREIFSPLKMHAYRLDALPLMGNQWISSPLTVAKMTMALDFKNADSVLEIGCGSGYQAAILSKLIRRVFTIERIEKLAISAIEKFKKLNYTNIHVKFDDGQNGWKNYAPYDRILLSAYIEHIPNILFDQLENNGILVAPLLIGNQQFITKFTKKDREISKEILDECLFVPIKDGKE
- a CDS encoding GNAT family N-acetyltransferase; the encoded protein is MFKNNYIKIKYFEEITDDIKDKLIDMWEDSVKNSHYFLSDFDREKIKRDLLASQVFFSLNYLICYDKDEMIGFLAFEDEKIEMLFLKSKYFNQGIGTALMSKAVNDYHLKYVEVNKDNYKAYKFYQKCGFVQESEYEDGYGFVVLKMKL
- a CDS encoding carbonic anhydrase family protein, with the protein product MKFKTLLFSLLVANILFAYEQMPQNASHGNFIDKNKWKNLDRNWVYCESGLNQDFININTKKATSKNHSLEFNYTNDSFGLINDGYTIKMHFASNGSHIVLDNIGYNLSHFHFHTPSKISINNQSYPLEIHFSHVSQKGDIIVVALLLQEGRENPFIKKIIRALPKKEGDKLYVQGLNANELLPNNIDSFYIFKNQLNKPCNQEITWIILKENTQASKEQIQAIQDLMGKNKELKTKNISKIEESN